One genomic region from Candidatus Xiphinematobacter sp. encodes:
- a CDS encoding diaminopimelate epimerase: MRLPFTKMHGSGNDFVLIDNRIHRLSLASPQITKICDRRYGVGADGLLLVEPPQNGGDFRMRYYNSDGQEAAMCGNGARCFARYVQRISKSKQRTFVFETPAGLIRSVLLGQNIEIQMSEPSNCRPPAFLQVSGVIEEIHFLSIGVPHAAVFVEALEEVDVNRRGRGIRFHESFSPLGTNVNFVQVITTNHLRVRTYERGVEAETLACGTGVAASALIHHIRTATPSPIRVTVRGGDTLQVAFKLSSDLPRDVCIRGPASFVFDGEMEIF; the protein is encoded by the coding sequence ATGAGACTTCCTTTCACGAAAATGCACGGTTCCGGTAATGACTTCGTACTGATAGACAACCGGATTCACCGGCTCAGTCTGGCTTCTCCCCAAATCACCAAAATTTGTGATAGGCGTTATGGGGTGGGGGCTGATGGATTGCTTCTTGTAGAGCCACCCCAAAATGGAGGCGACTTCCGGATGCGTTATTACAACAGTGATGGTCAAGAAGCAGCAATGTGTGGAAATGGCGCTCGTTGCTTTGCTCGGTACGTTCAACGTATCTCAAAGAGCAAGCAGAGGACATTTGTTTTTGAAACTCCGGCCGGCCTTATTCGTAGCGTATTGCTGGGACAGAATATAGAAATTCAGATGAGCGAACCCAGCAACTGTCGTCCGCCTGCTTTCTTGCAAGTGTCAGGAGTAATAGAGGAGATACATTTTCTCAGTATTGGGGTTCCCCATGCAGCGGTTTTTGTAGAGGCTTTGGAGGAGGTAGATGTAAACCGACGTGGGAGGGGGATTCGTTTTCACGAATCTTTCTCCCCACTAGGGACGAATGTCAATTTCGTACAAGTTATTACCACTAATCACTTGCGTGTCCGAACCTACGAACGGGGGGTAGAAGCGGAAACTTTGGCCTGCGGTACTGGAGTTGCTGCAAGTGCTCTTATCCATCACATACGCACGGCTACTCCCTCACCAATCCGTGTTACAGTGCGCGGGGGAGATACCCTGCAGGTTGCTTTTAAACTCTCCTCCGACCTGCCACGTGATGTGTGTATTCGAGGCCCTGCTAGCTTTGTTTTTGATGGAGAAATGGAGATTTTTTGA
- a CDS encoding Hsp20/alpha crystallin family protein has protein sequence MSRLQRLRDYEVFPWEAFHQASSLRDFFNHALEWIAEPSFLRTPWSRHFLTMDEEEDRIVVKLELVGMGREDFEIELKDSLLTVSGQRKADQQAKEGEPLRRERFFGKFSRSISLPTGVNESAVTASYKDGILAIVLPKSEKAKPRRVTIHAS, from the coding sequence ATGAGCAGACTTCAAAGACTGCGAGACTATGAGGTGTTTCCGTGGGAGGCGTTCCACCAGGCGTCATCGCTGCGTGATTTTTTTAACCATGCTCTCGAGTGGATTGCCGAGCCGTCCTTTCTAAGGACCCCGTGGAGCCGTCATTTCCTTACCATGGATGAAGAAGAGGATAGGATCGTCGTAAAGTTGGAGCTAGTGGGGATGGGACGGGAGGATTTTGAAATTGAGTTGAAGGACAGCTTGCTTACCGTTTCTGGCCAGCGTAAGGCCGACCAGCAAGCAAAAGAGGGGGAACCACTCCGGCGAGAGCGGTTCTTTGGGAAGTTTTCTAGATCTATTAGTTTACCCACTGGAGTGAATGAAAGTGCGGTGACTGCTTCCTACAAGGACGGTATCCTGGCTATCGTCTTGCCTAAGAGTGAGAAAGCGAAACCAAGGAGAGTTACAATCCATGCGAGCTAG
- the dapB gene encoding 4-hydroxy-tetrahydrodipicolinate reductase produces the protein MTPPVRLLIAGSRGRMGKAVSTCAREDLRFRIAAEINSNDSFQAALSHSDVSIDFTQPEATLPFVKASAHAGKPIVIGTTGHSCTIGTALAQYARTIPIVLSPNFSTGVNLLFWLTRKAAEVLGTDFDPEVIEMHHRHKRDIPSGTAARLEKILAEVHSPLSLLKGTEHSSQQGTASALPCPNRKIGVHSLRVGDVVGEHTVIFAGSGECLELAHKASSRDTFALGSLQAAIWALRQPAGLYSMQDVLGLPER, from the coding sequence ATGACTCCCCCAGTTCGACTCCTCATCGCTGGTAGTCGCGGCAGGATGGGCAAGGCAGTTTCTACATGTGCTAGGGAGGACTTGCGCTTTCGAATTGCTGCTGAAATTAATTCAAATGACTCCTTCCAAGCAGCGCTCTCGCATAGTGACGTATCTATCGACTTTACTCAGCCAGAAGCAACACTGCCCTTTGTTAAGGCTTCAGCCCATGCTGGTAAGCCCATCGTCATCGGTACTACAGGGCATTCTTGCACCATAGGAACCGCTCTTGCGCAGTACGCACGCACTATCCCTATCGTCCTGTCCCCTAATTTCAGTACCGGTGTAAATCTCCTTTTCTGGCTTACCCGTAAAGCTGCGGAGGTCTTAGGCACGGACTTTGACCCAGAGGTTATAGAGATGCACCATCGACATAAAAGGGATATCCCTAGCGGGACTGCTGCAAGATTGGAAAAAATCCTTGCAGAGGTGCACTCCCCCCTTTCCCTTCTGAAAGGAACGGAACACAGTAGCCAACAGGGTACGGCATCCGCCTTACCATGTCCCAATCGTAAGATTGGGGTGCACTCCCTCCGTGTGGGAGATGTCGTTGGGGAGCACACCGTGATATTCGCTGGTAGCGGAGAATGTCTCGAACTTGCCCACAAGGCCTCCAGTCGGGATACCTTTGCCTTGGGCTCTTTACAGGCTGCCATTTGGGCCTTGCGGCAGCCCGCTGGGCTTTATAGCATGCAAGACGTTCTTGGATTACCGGAAAGATGA
- a CDS encoding Hsp20/alpha crystallin family protein produces MSQEEIVSKPGSEVDRVERAAGGSFFVTPAADIWHNRDGYTLEVEMPGVNRNGVEVSVEDGKLMVTGHRQLGQCHSGGQSPHREEEGERRGYRRVFDLSPEVNASGIRANLEEGLLTLHVPKSESVRPRKIIVE; encoded by the coding sequence ATGTCTCAAGAAGAAATTGTTTCCAAACCGGGAAGTGAGGTAGATAGAGTGGAGCGGGCCGCTGGCGGTTCGTTTTTTGTTACTCCTGCTGCAGATATCTGGCATAATAGGGATGGCTATACCCTGGAAGTAGAAATGCCCGGTGTCAACAGGAATGGCGTAGAGGTCTCCGTTGAGGACGGCAAGTTAATGGTGACTGGGCATCGTCAGCTGGGCCAGTGCCACTCGGGGGGGCAGTCGCCGCATCGGGAAGAAGAGGGGGAGAGGAGGGGCTACCGGCGGGTGTTTGACCTTTCTCCGGAGGTGAATGCCTCTGGTATTAGGGCTAATTTGGAAGAAGGCCTCCTCACGCTGCACGTACCGAAATCGGAGAGTGTGCGTCCAAGGAAAATCATCGTGGAGTAG
- the lpxB gene encoding lipid-A-disaccharide synthase → MRKIWVIAGEVSGDHHAFTVMEALLKQDPNIVFHGAGGPKMERLSTQPFENWVERSSVTGLWDVLKIYPWLRKKFFNILQRVGDTRPHALLLIDYPGFNLRLARRARSLFPGLKILYYISPQVWAWNRGRTIKMAKLLDLVLCIFPFEKGLYASSGLESRFVGHPLVEKLEREHLHARRNSNLLALLPGSRWKEVQRIFPIMLRTASLLLERRSSIQFEAAAANENHAKWMHNRAIKAQIPVHICTGTAYSLMQRAYAGIVCSGTATLESAYFELPYCLIYKTAWITFWVGCCIATVPFLGIVNILAGQLVVKEFIQNSAKPKAIAHECLRLLYSDSDRRQLVLKFRAVITTLSGSGAATRAAQAILAAIS, encoded by the coding sequence GTGAGAAAAATTTGGGTAATTGCTGGAGAAGTTAGCGGGGATCATCATGCCTTTACAGTTATGGAGGCACTCCTTAAGCAAGATCCAAACATAGTCTTCCATGGGGCAGGTGGGCCAAAAATGGAACGCCTCTCCACTCAACCGTTCGAAAATTGGGTGGAAAGATCTAGCGTAACTGGTCTCTGGGATGTGCTCAAGATTTACCCGTGGCTCCGTAAGAAGTTTTTCAATATACTGCAACGTGTGGGCGATACACGACCACATGCCTTACTGCTTATCGACTATCCCGGCTTCAACTTGCGATTAGCCAGGAGGGCACGCTCCCTGTTTCCCGGCCTCAAAATTCTCTACTACATTAGTCCACAGGTTTGGGCATGGAATCGGGGGCGTACGATCAAAATGGCCAAACTCCTAGATCTAGTGCTCTGTATCTTCCCCTTTGAGAAGGGGCTATATGCCTCTTCTGGTTTAGAAAGCCGGTTTGTTGGCCATCCTCTTGTAGAGAAACTGGAAAGGGAACACCTTCATGCGAGACGTAACAGTAATCTGCTGGCCTTACTTCCTGGCAGTCGATGGAAAGAGGTACAACGCATCTTTCCTATTATGTTGCGTACTGCCTCCCTTCTTCTGGAAAGAAGGTCAAGCATTCAGTTTGAGGCAGCAGCGGCCAATGAGAATCACGCTAAGTGGATGCACAACAGAGCAATAAAAGCTCAGATTCCAGTGCATATTTGCACGGGCACTGCTTACAGTCTGATGCAACGTGCCTATGCAGGGATCGTCTGTTCGGGAACAGCCACGCTTGAGTCCGCTTATTTTGAGCTTCCATACTGTCTTATTTATAAGACAGCTTGGATTACTTTTTGGGTAGGTTGCTGTATCGCCACAGTGCCATTTCTTGGCATCGTTAACATCCTTGCAGGGCAACTCGTCGTGAAAGAATTCATCCAGAACTCAGCAAAACCTAAGGCCATTGCTCACGAGTGCCTGAGACTGCTATACTCTGATTCAGATCGCCGACAATTGGTTTTGAAGTTTCGTGCAGTCATAACCACCCTTAGTGGATCCGGAGCTGCTACGCGAGCAGCACAGGCCATTTTGGCAGCTATTTCCTAG
- a CDS encoding 4-hydroxy-tetrahydrodipicolinate synthase, producing MKFCGTYTALVTPFRRGELDIPAYRWLIEQQVTAGVDGVVPVGTTGESPTLTMEEHTQAIQVAIEAVRRSAARVIAGTGSNSTAEAVHLTQEAEKLGAHGALLVAPYYNRPSQEGLYRHYREISLSTNLPLILYNIPSRCGVEIDVRTIIHLARECPNIVALKEAGGSAERVSQLRGELPDSFTILSGDDSLTLPFLAVGAEGVVSVASNVIPKQIHQMVHAWKMGQSRLAMQLHHRYSPLFKSLFVETNPVPVKYALSTLHPGKISEEVRLPLCELAESSKVCIRDTLQSGGLLS from the coding sequence ATGAAATTCTGTGGAACTTATACTGCTCTCGTCACCCCCTTTCGTAGGGGGGAATTAGATATCCCAGCTTATCGCTGGTTAATTGAACAACAGGTTACAGCTGGGGTAGATGGGGTCGTTCCTGTAGGAACTACTGGAGAATCTCCGACACTTACTATGGAAGAGCATACACAAGCTATTCAAGTAGCCATCGAAGCAGTGCGACGCTCTGCTGCACGCGTTATTGCTGGAACGGGATCCAACTCCACTGCGGAGGCTGTCCATCTAACTCAAGAAGCTGAAAAATTGGGTGCACATGGCGCACTCCTGGTAGCACCATATTACAATAGGCCCTCTCAGGAGGGCCTCTACCGACATTACCGAGAAATCTCTCTTTCCACCAATCTGCCCTTAATCCTTTACAATATTCCAAGCCGTTGTGGCGTAGAAATCGATGTGAGAACGATTATACACCTGGCAAGGGAATGTCCAAATATTGTTGCCCTTAAAGAGGCTGGGGGAAGTGCGGAGCGTGTTAGTCAACTCCGAGGGGAATTGCCTGATTCGTTTACCATTCTTTCCGGTGATGATTCGCTTACCCTGCCCTTCTTGGCGGTAGGTGCTGAGGGGGTTGTTAGTGTGGCTTCTAACGTGATTCCGAAACAAATCCACCAGATGGTCCACGCCTGGAAGATGGGCCAGTCCAGGCTGGCCATGCAGCTGCACCACAGATACTCTCCTCTTTTTAAAAGTCTGTTTGTAGAAACCAATCCCGTGCCAGTAAAGTACGCGCTTTCCACCTTGCATCCTGGGAAGATCTCTGAGGAGGTCCGTCTCCCACTATGTGAGCTCGCCGAGTCTAGCAAGGTCTGTATTAGAGATACACTACAATCTGGAGGATTGCTATCATGA
- a CDS encoding tryptophan synthase subunit alpha, producing MDAVFARLRSQKKKGLIAYITGGDPSLQGTLEIIQVLEELGVDMLELGIPFSDPLADGPIIQAAVQRALRAGANVQKILELVSHVRESSSFPVILFTYLNPIYFYGIRRFLADAVSVGVDGLLVLDLPHDEVSCNEDLVIGNHQLQVIQLVSPTTSQERIPCLVKAAQGFVYCVSREGVTGERPELAKTLHTQVRSIRQHTSLPIAVGFGISTPDQVRVVASYADAVVVGSAIVRRVAEHASSPRWLLRIKEFVEPLVETLQTT from the coding sequence ATGGACGCGGTGTTTGCTCGCCTTCGTTCTCAGAAAAAAAAGGGCCTGATTGCCTATATCACTGGGGGGGATCCGTCCTTACAAGGTACGCTAGAAATTATCCAAGTACTGGAAGAGTTGGGGGTGGACATGCTGGAGCTAGGAATCCCATTTTCAGACCCACTGGCGGATGGCCCCATTATTCAAGCAGCCGTCCAGCGCGCGTTGCGTGCGGGGGCCAATGTGCAAAAAATTTTAGAACTTGTCAGCCACGTACGCGAATCATCTTCCTTCCCGGTTATCCTTTTTACCTATCTTAACCCCATTTATTTTTACGGGATTAGAAGGTTTTTAGCAGATGCTGTCTCTGTAGGAGTAGACGGACTTCTAGTGCTAGACTTGCCACACGATGAAGTTTCTTGCAATGAAGACTTAGTTATTGGAAACCACCAGCTGCAGGTCATTCAGCTTGTTTCCCCGACAACCTCACAGGAGCGGATTCCATGCCTGGTTAAAGCTGCGCAAGGTTTTGTCTATTGTGTTTCCAGAGAGGGGGTTACTGGGGAGCGACCTGAGCTTGCAAAAACTCTCCATACTCAGGTGCGGAGTATTCGGCAACATACCTCTCTTCCAATAGCAGTTGGGTTTGGCATTTCTACTCCTGACCAGGTGAGGGTCGTCGCTAGTTACGCGGATGCAGTGGTAGTAGGTAGTGCCATTGTACGTCGAGTTGCCGAACACGCCTCTTCCCCGAGATGGCTACTACGGATTAAAGAATTTGTGGAACCACTTGTTGAAACCCTACAGACGACATAG
- a CDS encoding Gfo/Idh/MocA family oxidoreductase — protein MNPLRVGVVGLGQMGTHHVRVCSELNHACQLTAVFDTNRTVAEAISRKYCVPVAISMEDFANRVDAATICTPTATHFWVSRFLLERSKHLLVEKPLAGTSRDAHMLVLIAQERQCILQVGHVERFNPALEALECRLWNPRFLEVTRLSPYPYRNTDIGVVLDLMIHDIEVMLHIVQSPVISMDSVGVAVLSKSEDIANVRIRFQNGCIANATASRISNKKLRKIRLFQEDAYLSLDYYRQSSKIHRLVDGKIVTDRLKVSRGEPLKFQLASFISCACEKRRPRVSGYEAAVALDIALEITRQIRHSGLHDSFPLPS, from the coding sequence ATGAATCCATTAAGAGTAGGTGTTGTCGGTCTCGGTCAGATGGGCACGCATCACGTGCGGGTGTGTTCAGAGCTTAACCATGCGTGCCAATTGACAGCTGTCTTCGACACAAACCGCACGGTAGCAGAAGCTATTTCCAGGAAATACTGCGTTCCTGTTGCTATTTCTATGGAGGATTTTGCAAACCGCGTAGATGCCGCGACAATCTGTACCCCAACGGCCACACATTTCTGGGTTAGCCGATTTCTACTTGAACGCAGCAAGCATCTATTGGTAGAAAAGCCCCTCGCGGGCACCTCAAGGGACGCTCATATGCTGGTCCTAATTGCTCAGGAAAGGCAATGCATTCTTCAGGTGGGTCATGTGGAACGCTTCAACCCTGCATTGGAAGCCCTTGAGTGTAGACTATGGAATCCCCGCTTTTTGGAAGTCACTCGCCTCTCTCCATACCCTTATCGGAACACGGACATTGGGGTAGTTCTGGACCTAATGATCCACGATATTGAAGTTATGTTGCATATTGTACAGTCACCGGTCATCAGTATGGACTCGGTAGGAGTAGCCGTTCTTAGCAAGAGCGAGGATATTGCGAATGTTCGGATTCGCTTTCAAAATGGGTGCATAGCCAATGCTACTGCCAGCCGTATTAGCAATAAAAAGCTCCGAAAGATTCGTCTCTTCCAAGAAGATGCCTACCTTTCTCTCGATTACTATCGCCAAAGCAGCAAAATACACCGGCTGGTAGATGGAAAAATTGTGACAGACCGACTAAAAGTCTCTCGTGGGGAGCCTTTGAAATTCCAGCTTGCTTCGTTCATCTCCTGCGCATGCGAAAAAAGAAGACCGCGTGTTAGTGGCTATGAAGCAGCAGTCGCATTAGACATTGCACTCGAAATTACTCGCCAGATTCGGCACAGTGGCCTCCACGATTCTTTCCCTCTCCCTTCGTGA
- the ribD gene encoding bifunctional diaminohydroxyphosphoribosylaminopyrimidine deaminase/5-amino-6-(5-phosphoribosylamino)uracil reductase RibD: MQTGLTTTSDIFWMRRALAEATKGVGWTSPNPAVGAVIVRDGCLIARGFHRQAGGPHAEIEALQTLKSPGEAHGAELFVTLEPCSTAGRTPPCTDTITTVGFSRVIFGAFDPNPLHAGRAVRLLRSAGIQVTTGILEEECFLLNEGWNKWICTGTPLVIAKVAMSLDGYISSHPRRRWITGAASRRDAMNLRSTVDAILVGGETIRTDNPRLTLRGVPPRPQPWRVVWTQKSLPPYAKIFTDRYQNRTLIFQNSSLRETLYSLGTRNIRSVLIEGGGYLLGEALDQRVIDKFCLYYAPLFLGGKVPAFGGLGILSLAQALRLTRVQYTRIGDDIRLEAYPMTAS, from the coding sequence ATGCAAACAGGGCTCACTACTACCTCGGATATTTTCTGGATGAGAAGGGCCCTCGCTGAGGCCACAAAGGGTGTTGGATGGACGAGCCCTAACCCAGCTGTGGGAGCTGTTATTGTACGGGATGGGTGCCTTATCGCGAGAGGCTTTCACCGCCAGGCTGGCGGTCCTCATGCAGAAATAGAGGCGCTGCAAACGCTAAAATCTCCAGGGGAAGCCCACGGAGCCGAGCTCTTTGTCACTCTAGAACCCTGTTCTACTGCTGGACGAACGCCTCCTTGCACCGACACCATCACTACAGTAGGATTTTCCAGGGTAATATTTGGAGCATTCGATCCAAACCCTCTCCATGCTGGCCGTGCGGTGCGTTTACTAAGATCCGCAGGAATTCAGGTTACCACCGGCATTCTGGAGGAAGAATGTTTCCTTCTTAACGAAGGGTGGAATAAATGGATATGCACTGGAACTCCATTGGTCATTGCCAAGGTTGCTATGTCCCTAGACGGTTATATCTCTTCTCACCCAAGACGTCGCTGGATCACCGGCGCCGCTAGCCGACGAGATGCCATGAACCTCCGCTCCACTGTAGACGCTATTTTAGTTGGAGGGGAGACAATTCGGACTGATAATCCACGTCTTACACTGCGTGGAGTGCCTCCTCGGCCGCAACCTTGGCGGGTGGTTTGGACGCAAAAAAGCCTGCCCCCATATGCAAAGATTTTCACTGACCGTTACCAAAATCGCACCCTGATTTTTCAGAACAGCTCCCTTAGAGAAACACTCTACTCCTTAGGAACGCGCAACATTAGGTCCGTACTAATCGAGGGAGGAGGATACTTGCTTGGCGAAGCACTAGATCAGCGTGTCATTGACAAATTCTGCCTCTATTATGCCCCGCTGTTTTTAGGTGGGAAGGTGCCAGCCTTTGGTGGATTAGGCATCCTTTCTCTCGCTCAGGCACTACGGCTGACTAGAGTCCAGTATACACGTATTGGAGATGACATCCGTCTGGAAGCCTACCCAATGACTGCTAGTTAG
- the folK gene encoding 2-amino-4-hydroxy-6-hydroxymethyldihydropteridine diphosphokinase, translating to MKLPSSSHSRDYRAGIALGSNLGHSLFHLRKATAAILTLSSSSSEPITYSSSIYRTAPVDCPTGSGYFLNAVVEIEWHSGPEALWEKLQRLEFLAGRKKHPRRRHAPRPLDLDLLYLNSYQDSYQGVFGPVILPHPEIGKRRFVLAPLSDFAPHLFLPREKRTVQEQLALLPTIPSVRRIEQTLSFSSRD from the coding sequence ATGAAACTGCCTTCTTCCAGCCACTCCCGTGATTACCGAGCAGGAATCGCTTTAGGGTCCAACCTAGGACATAGCCTGTTCCATCTCCGGAAAGCCACAGCAGCTATTCTCACGCTCTCCTCTTCCTCCTCAGAGCCCATTACTTACTCCTCAAGCATCTATCGAACAGCTCCAGTGGATTGCCCCACGGGTTCTGGGTACTTCCTGAACGCCGTTGTAGAAATTGAGTGGCACTCCGGGCCGGAGGCCCTTTGGGAGAAGCTTCAGCGGCTGGAGTTCCTCGCCGGCCGCAAAAAACACCCGCGCCGTCGACATGCTCCACGCCCATTGGACCTGGACCTGCTTTACCTCAACTCATACCAAGACTCTTACCAAGGAGTCTTCGGCCCTGTCATACTTCCACATCCAGAGATTGGAAAGCGCAGGTTCGTTCTTGCCCCACTTTCCGATTTTGCACCCCACCTTTTCCTCCCTAGAGAGAAGAGGACAGTCCAAGAACAGCTTGCCCTGCTGCCAACCATTCCCTCCGTGAGAAGAATCGAGCAGACTCTCTCCTTCTCCTCCAGAGACTAG
- the lpxI gene encoding UDP-2,3-diacylglucosamine diphosphatase LpxI (LpxI, functionally equivalent to LpxH, replaces it in LPS biosynthesis in a minority of bacteria.) gives MYPPENLLLIAGSGEYPFLVVHSARAAGVRRIVLVAFEGETSPELSRWVDEMYTVQVGRLSHLLSVARKSGADYAMAVGQIAPKNLFDLRLDLQALLLLARLHKRNAETLFGAVADELAHVGVELLPATTFLDHHLAGEGLLAGPKVTFSAMEDLLFGYQIAKEISRLDIGQTVVVRKGTVLAVEAFEGTNASILRGGRLGRESATIVKVAKPNQDMRFDVPTIGLTTLECASSARIRSIGIEARCTLLLEKDRLIEYANLHSLSIYGLKTS, from the coding sequence ATGTACCCGCCTGAAAATTTGCTCCTGATTGCTGGAAGTGGAGAATACCCATTCCTTGTGGTTCACTCTGCTCGCGCAGCCGGTGTAAGGCGCATTGTTCTAGTTGCCTTTGAAGGGGAAACTTCACCAGAACTTAGCAGGTGGGTTGATGAAATGTATACCGTCCAGGTCGGACGACTCAGCCATCTCCTCTCCGTTGCACGGAAGTCCGGCGCGGACTATGCAATGGCTGTTGGACAAATTGCTCCAAAAAACCTTTTCGATCTTCGTCTGGACTTGCAAGCTCTCCTCCTCCTTGCTCGTCTCCACAAAAGAAACGCAGAAACTCTATTTGGAGCGGTAGCGGACGAACTGGCCCATGTAGGTGTTGAGCTACTTCCTGCCACCACTTTCCTAGACCACCATCTGGCCGGCGAGGGCCTTCTGGCCGGCCCAAAAGTTACATTTTCCGCGATGGAAGATCTTCTGTTTGGTTACCAAATTGCCAAGGAGATTAGTCGGCTGGATATTGGTCAAACAGTAGTTGTCCGTAAAGGGACAGTACTTGCTGTGGAGGCATTTGAGGGAACAAATGCCTCTATTCTTCGTGGAGGTAGACTAGGAAGAGAAAGTGCTACCATTGTCAAGGTGGCTAAGCCAAACCAAGACATGCGCTTCGACGTACCTACTATTGGTCTCACCACGCTAGAATGCGCAAGCAGCGCGCGAATCCGATCTATAGGTATAGAGGCTCGTTGCACTCTCCTATTAGAAAAGGACAGGTTGATCGAGTATGCCAACCTCCACTCTCTATCTATCTATGGATTAAAGACTTCATGA
- a CDS encoding MBL fold metallo-hydrolase, translating to MAKLELTFLGTGTSSGVPVIGCDCEVCRSQDPKDHRLRPSILLRTEQICLIVDTPPDFRAQCLRANIRGMDAVLYTHAHSDHILGFDDLCHFLKFKNSDTPIYGVSETLTGIKRMFFYAFREAGNQARPHLREIHGEFNLGDLRIVPVDLPHGLFTTAGFVFYHAGRKALAYYTDCSTVPSRAEGVARGVEVLVVGALRYTSHPTHLTVQGALRVAKHLSSRTCYFTHMGHELKYEQIRSSLPSRVFPAYDGLQVQI from the coding sequence ATGGCAAAATTAGAACTTACCTTTTTGGGGACCGGAACTTCTAGCGGTGTGCCGGTTATTGGCTGCGACTGCGAGGTCTGTCGTTCACAGGATCCCAAAGACCACAGACTGCGACCCTCCATCCTATTGCGAACCGAGCAGATATGCCTCATTGTGGACACCCCTCCGGATTTCCGGGCGCAGTGCTTACGGGCGAACATTCGGGGCATGGATGCTGTTCTCTATACGCACGCACACTCTGATCACATTCTAGGATTTGACGATTTGTGCCACTTCCTTAAATTCAAGAACTCCGATACACCCATTTACGGTGTGTCAGAGACACTTACAGGGATCAAGAGAATGTTTTTCTATGCCTTTAGGGAGGCAGGCAATCAGGCGCGGCCGCATCTGAGAGAAATCCACGGGGAATTTAATTTGGGAGATCTCCGGATTGTCCCAGTGGACCTTCCGCACGGCCTATTCACCACAGCTGGTTTCGTATTCTATCACGCTGGAAGGAAAGCCCTCGCCTACTATACGGACTGTAGTACCGTTCCATCAAGAGCAGAAGGTGTAGCAAGAGGGGTGGAAGTGCTGGTGGTTGGTGCGCTGCGTTACACATCCCACCCTACCCATCTGACTGTCCAAGGTGCTTTAAGAGTGGCTAAGCATCTTAGTAGCCGCACTTGCTATTTTACCCACATGGGCCATGAACTCAAATATGAGCAGATCCGATCTTCTTTACCCAGTAGGGTGTTTCCTGCCTATGATGGCCTCCAAGTCCAGATCTAA